In Aridibaculum aurantiacum, the following proteins share a genomic window:
- a CDS encoding glycoside hydrolase family 95 protein has product MIKLQYILIAFCCLFLTTATLNAQSNHDLKLWYNKPAANWNEALPVGNGRLGAMVFGGVANERLQLNEETVWTGKDVDFVNPQSKAALPEVRRLLFAGKYIEAQQLAQEKMMGDKKVGSTYQTLGDLNFEFNLPATNITNYRRELDIDSAIAKISFTSGGINYDREVFSSAPANALYMRLTASKKASINFTLHLSRPGNKASIKAIDNDMLMTEHVGDGVGVRMATRVKVITEGGTVSVVGNSLKVDNADAVTVVLTAATDYRGEDPETISAREMNLAVKKDFATIKQAHISDYQKYFKRVDIHLGAKAVDLPTDERLAAVQAGKMDAQLLALYYQFGRYLLISSSRPGGLPANLQGIWADGLYPPWSADYHININIQMNYWLSEITNLPEMHDPFLQFINALIKDGKKTARNMYGVGGAMAHFTTDAWHFTETYGKTQWAMWPMGLAWSAQHLWEHYLFSEDKKYLAANAYPTLKEAAQFCMEWLVKNPTTNALVSGPSISPENTFKTKTGEVATMVMGPTMDHMIIRDLFTNTIAASTILQKDESFRLQLKKILRQLAPTKIGSDGRIMEWTEEFEEAEPGHRHISHLFGLHPGREITRETPALLAAARKTIDYRLTNGGGHTGWSRAWIINFFARLHDGNAAYENLVALLQKSTLPNLFDNHPPFQIDGNFGATAGITEMLIQSHAGEIELLPALPAAWPTGHVKGLVARGGFEINMNWNEGKLTQVTVLSKLGNKCKIRYGNKLINLNTKKGRKYQVKQLM; this is encoded by the coding sequence ATGATAAAGCTGCAGTACATATTGATCGCCTTTTGTTGTTTGTTTCTTACAACGGCAACACTCAATGCCCAATCAAATCATGATCTGAAGCTTTGGTACAATAAGCCCGCAGCCAATTGGAATGAAGCGCTGCCTGTTGGAAATGGCAGGTTAGGTGCAATGGTCTTTGGTGGTGTTGCAAACGAGCGACTTCAATTAAATGAAGAAACGGTATGGACAGGAAAAGATGTTGACTTTGTAAACCCGCAATCAAAGGCTGCACTGCCTGAAGTAAGAAGGTTGTTATTTGCCGGAAAATATATTGAGGCGCAACAACTGGCGCAGGAAAAGATGATGGGCGACAAAAAGGTGGGCAGCACTTACCAAACGTTAGGAGATCTCAATTTTGAATTCAATCTCCCGGCAACCAACATTACTAACTACCGACGGGAACTGGATATTGATTCTGCTATTGCAAAAATCAGTTTTACTAGTGGTGGTATTAATTATGATCGGGAAGTGTTTTCAAGTGCACCAGCCAATGCACTGTATATGCGACTTACTGCGAGTAAGAAAGCATCAATCAATTTCACATTACATCTAAGCCGGCCAGGAAACAAAGCCAGCATTAAAGCTATTGACAACGATATGCTGATGACAGAGCATGTGGGTGATGGTGTAGGTGTGCGTATGGCTACACGTGTAAAAGTAATTACAGAAGGTGGAACAGTAAGCGTAGTGGGTAACAGTCTAAAAGTAGATAATGCTGATGCCGTAACGGTAGTGCTTACTGCTGCTACTGATTATCGCGGGGAAGACCCTGAAACTATATCTGCACGAGAAATGAATCTTGCTGTAAAAAAGGATTTTGCAACTATCAAGCAAGCGCACATTTCTGATTATCAAAAGTATTTTAAGCGTGTTGATATACATCTTGGTGCAAAGGCAGTCGATCTTCCAACTGATGAAAGACTGGCAGCAGTGCAGGCTGGCAAAATGGATGCGCAACTGCTTGCTTTGTATTACCAGTTTGGCAGGTATTTGCTCATCAGTAGTTCGCGACCTGGTGGATTGCCTGCCAACCTGCAGGGTATCTGGGCGGATGGTTTGTACCCGCCTTGGAGTGCAGATTACCACATCAACATCAACATACAGATGAACTACTGGCTGAGCGAGATCACCAACCTGCCAGAGATGCATGATCCTTTCCTCCAGTTCATCAATGCTTTGATTAAAGATGGTAAGAAGACAGCAAGAAACATGTATGGTGTGGGTGGAGCTATGGCTCATTTTACTACCGATGCATGGCATTTTACAGAAACGTATGGTAAGACACAATGGGCAATGTGGCCAATGGGTTTAGCATGGAGTGCACAGCATTTATGGGAGCATTATTTGTTCAGCGAAGACAAAAAATACCTGGCAGCAAATGCTTATCCTACCTTGAAAGAAGCTGCACAGTTTTGCATGGAATGGCTGGTAAAAAATCCTACTACTAATGCGTTGGTATCAGGTCCATCTATCTCTCCTGAAAATACTTTTAAAACAAAAACAGGTGAAGTAGCAACCATGGTCATGGGTCCAACCATGGATCACATGATCATACGTGATCTATTTACAAACACGATAGCGGCATCCACCATCTTACAAAAGGATGAATCATTCAGGCTTCAATTAAAGAAGATACTAAGACAACTGGCACCAACAAAGATTGGCAGTGATGGCCGCATTATGGAGTGGACAGAAGAGTTTGAAGAAGCAGAACCTGGTCACCGGCATATATCGCATTTATTTGGTTTGCACCCCGGAAGAGAAATAACAAGAGAAACGCCTGCACTTCTTGCAGCTGCGCGTAAAACAATTGATTACCGCCTAACAAATGGAGGCGGTCATACAGGCTGGAGCCGCGCATGGATCATCAACTTTTTTGCACGCTTACACGATGGTAATGCTGCCTATGAGAACCTGGTGGCCTTGCTTCAAAAATCCACCCTTCCTAATTTATTTGATAACCATCCTCCCTTTCAAATTGATGGAAATTTTGGTGCTACAGCAGGTATAACCGAGATGTTAATACAAAGTCATGCAGGAGAGATAGAACTATTGCCGGCATTGCCTGCAGCATGGCCTACAGGTCATGTAAAAGGGCTGGTTGCCCGTGGAGGTTTTGAAATAAATATGAACTGGAATGAGGGGAAACTAACGCAGGTGACTGTACTATCTAAACTAGGTAACAAGTGTAAGATCAGGTACGGTAATAAGTTGATAAACTTGAATACAAAAAAAGGAAGGAAATATCAAGTGAAACAATTGATGTAA
- a CDS encoding glycoside hydrolase family 97 protein, with amino-acid sequence MVFQILRSYTKYVILVCVTVLVTAASIAQRAKVYQLTSPDNKIKVQVNAGADVTWAIDHENTKVLSPSAISLVTTTGVLGKNTVLKSAKSTTVNSKINPPVYKKATVIDHYNQLILNFKGDYSIVFRAYNDGAAYRFISGKKDSLTIQAEQCDLKFDSDYQTFVSYVREPRHAGDQFQTSFENLYNENLISAFLKDSLGMLPMLVGLRDGKKAVMLEADLEDYPGMYVALNDKQVNSFKAVHAPYPASEQAGGFNNMNFIVTSRANYIARTSGTRSFPWRAIVISSSDKELANNDMVYKLASPSRLDDISWIRPGKVAWDWWNDWNISHVDFRAGINTPTYKYYIDFAAANNIEYIVMDEGWSESTDIGKISPRINLQEIIDYGKQKNVDVILWATWYALNGRLDEVFSKYANMGVKGFKIDFLDRDDQKMVASTYEIARKAAAYKLLVDLHGIYKPTGLQRTYPNVIGFEGVRGLENAKWAPSDDVPRYDVTLPFIRMMAGAVDYTPGAMRNATKANFRAIHSMPMSQGTRSHQLAMYIVFEAPLGMLSDNPTAYMKEQESTKFISAIPTVFDETVALDGKLGDYISIARRKGSTWYVGAMTNWNERDLTIDLSFLDDGVYEAEIFKDGINADRDATDYKREVLRVSKKDKLQPKLMAGGGWAAIFQKIN; translated from the coding sequence ATGGTTTTTCAAATATTAAGATCCTATACAAAGTATGTTATACTGGTGTGCGTTACGGTATTGGTAACGGCTGCTTCCATAGCGCAACGAGCAAAAGTCTATCAACTTACCTCACCGGATAATAAGATTAAGGTGCAGGTAAATGCAGGTGCCGATGTTACATGGGCTATTGATCATGAAAATACAAAGGTGTTATCTCCATCTGCTATCAGCCTTGTTACAACAACGGGTGTACTAGGAAAAAATACAGTTTTAAAGAGTGCAAAAAGCACAACAGTAAATTCAAAAATCAATCCGCCTGTTTACAAAAAAGCTACAGTTATTGATCATTACAACCAGCTTATTTTAAACTTCAAGGGAGACTATAGCATCGTGTTCAGGGCATATAATGATGGTGCAGCATATCGTTTTATTTCTGGTAAAAAAGATAGTCTAACTATACAAGCAGAACAGTGCGACCTGAAATTTGACAGCGACTATCAAACCTTTGTTTCTTACGTAAGAGAACCGCGTCATGCAGGTGATCAATTTCAAACATCCTTTGAAAACCTGTACAATGAGAATCTGATTTCTGCATTTTTAAAAGACTCACTTGGCATGTTGCCAATGCTTGTTGGATTACGTGATGGTAAGAAGGCTGTAATGTTAGAAGCAGACCTTGAAGATTACCCAGGCATGTATGTGGCCTTGAACGATAAACAGGTAAATAGCTTTAAAGCTGTTCATGCTCCTTACCCTGCATCTGAACAAGCAGGAGGCTTCAATAATATGAACTTTATTGTGACGAGCAGGGCGAACTATATTGCAAGAACAAGTGGTACAAGGAGCTTCCCCTGGAGAGCGATCGTTATAAGCAGCAGCGATAAAGAGCTTGCAAATAATGATATGGTTTATAAGCTTGCATCTCCTTCACGACTTGATGATATATCATGGATACGGCCGGGAAAAGTAGCCTGGGATTGGTGGAACGATTGGAATATTTCGCATGTTGATTTCAGGGCTGGAATAAATACACCAACTTATAAATACTACATAGATTTTGCTGCGGCTAATAATATTGAGTACATAGTGATGGATGAAGGTTGGAGTGAGAGTACTGACATTGGGAAAATCTCTCCACGTATCAACCTGCAGGAGATCATTGATTACGGGAAGCAGAAGAACGTTGATGTAATTCTTTGGGCAACATGGTATGCTTTGAATGGAAGGTTAGATGAGGTATTCTCGAAGTATGCTAATATGGGCGTGAAAGGTTTCAAGATAGACTTCCTGGACCGCGACGACCAGAAGATGGTAGCTTCTACTTATGAAATAGCACGTAAGGCAGCAGCATATAAACTGCTGGTTGATCTTCATGGGATATACAAGCCCACAGGCTTGCAAAGAACGTATCCTAACGTTATAGGCTTTGAAGGAGTAAGAGGTTTGGAAAATGCCAAGTGGGCACCAAGTGATGATGTTCCCCGATACGATGTAACCCTTCCATTTATTCGAATGATGGCTGGCGCAGTTGATTATACGCCCGGCGCAATGCGCAATGCCACCAAAGCAAATTTTCGTGCTATTCATTCTATGCCCATGAGTCAGGGAACGAGATCCCATCAGCTTGCTATGTATATCGTTTTTGAAGCACCACTCGGCATGTTATCAGATAATCCAACGGCTTATATGAAGGAGCAGGAAAGCACAAAATTTATTTCTGCTATACCTACTGTATTTGATGAAACAGTTGCTCTTGATGGTAAACTAGGTGACTATATTTCTATAGCAAGAAGAAAGGGTAGTACATGGTATGTAGGTGCTATGACCAATTGGAATGAGCGTGATCTTACCATAGATCTTTCTTTCTTAGATGATGGCGTGTACGAAGCAGAGATATTTAAAGATGGTATAAACGCTGATCGTGATGCCACAGATTATAAACGTGAAGTACTCAGGGTTTCAAAAAAAGATAAGCTACAGCCTAAGCTAATGGCTGGTGGTGGATGGGCCGCAATTTTTCAAAAGATCAATTAA